A window of the Schistocerca nitens isolate TAMUIC-IGC-003100 chromosome 5, iqSchNite1.1, whole genome shotgun sequence genome harbors these coding sequences:
- the LOC126260544 gene encoding uncharacterized protein LOC126260544: protein MAATTAAALACLLFLMIGSARLQDAETPLCQRPGCNCVQNTASCEFAPDQVVQLGAGALPAGSSVSVVSVSGPRELHVLAGALSGVRLLQRLRLRSIGKVVLRKAALHAYAEPHAILEVSDCGVLVVESKACQGLRGALIALVARCGHVLLQAGVFARLLALAVAHVPHLQMQPNALALDISAGQATVVNLTHVLMPELAKHTFPSPAVEVRLQDCEVVSVREEAFSALSLGKLSVVNSSLHDVAASAFSDRTLIDQLLFSGSRIHRLRRGALLAGVTNLTIERSRIDEVESGAVNNTVAVVTLQHNHVALVRQQGFVLRKWNRLRVVNNTFEQLEEDSIWAPYQTVAGAPVSELRFSENRLGAVSAGGLRWLGAAAAGVGSKTAAGNVLEGTPCRCDLLGEEAAAWAADALLCRPAAPLLARCLRPSALPGAAPQPALSLANFTAAVCGGGDVLVCQDAPAVLANADGEESGRRSTLVLALVLGAAARRRLPACLAALLSRRLDSGAGAAGAGARQAGDGSPGHEYAELQPQAGAGTGPGPPPGAGADDDALLPAEDKWTQTLPEELTQELLQTLRDKLDDPDNYSEARDMIEHLYDLIKVEESGAEERETGEVIRRSARGATRSTGTRAPSPPVGAAVRVCGEYLEPRDRSPDQHLYAELPPAAGAPAAAVLCEYAEPRDSHRHAAHHVYCELPANMADRPLPSTPSTR, encoded by the exons GTGGTGCAGCTGGGCGCGGGCGCGCTGCCGGCGGGCTCCTCGGTGTCGGTGGTGTCGGTGTCGGGGCCGCGCGAGCTGCACGTGCTGGCGGGCGCGCTGTCCGGCGTGCGGCTGCTGCAGCGCCTGCGCCTGCGCAGCATCGGCAAGGTCGTGCTGCGCAAGGCCGCCCTGCACGCGTACGCCGAGCCGCACGCCATCCTCGAG GTGAGCGACTGCGGGGTGCTGGTGGTGGAGTCGAAGGCATGCCAGGGCCTGCGCGGCGCGCTCATCGCGCTGGTGGCGCGCTGCGGCCACGTGCTGCTGCAGGCCGGCGTGTTCGCGCGCCTGCTCGCCCTCGCCGTCGCGCACGTCCCGCACCTGCAGATGCAGCCCAACGCGCTCGCGCTCGACATCAGCGCCGGCCAGGCCACCGTG GTGAACCTGACGCACGTGCTGATGCCGGAGCTGGCGAAGCACACGTTCCCGTCGCCGGCTGTGGAGGTGCGGCTGCAGGACTGCGAGGTGGTGTCGGTGCGCGAGGAGGCGTTCAGCGCGCTGTCGCTGGGCAAGCTCTCGGTGGTGAACTCGTCGCTGCACGACGTGGCCGCCTCCGCCTTCTCGGACCGCACGCTCATCGACCAGCTGCTGTTCAGCGGCTCCCGCATCCACCGGCTGCGCCGCGGCGCCCTGCTCGCCGGCGTCACCAACCTCACCATCGAGCGCTCCAG GATAGATGAAGTGGAGAGCGGCGCGGTGAACAACACGGTGGCTGTGGTGACGCTGCAGCACAACCACGTAGCTCTGGTGCGACAGCAGGGCTTCGTGCTGCGCAAGTGGAACCGCCTCAGGGTCGTCAACAACACCTTCGAGCAGCTCGAAGAAGACTCCATCTGGGCTCCCTACCAGACCGTCGCCG GTGCGCCAGTGTCGGAGCTGCGTTTCTCGGAGAACCGGCTGGGCGCGGTGTCGGCGGGCGGCCTGCGGTGgctgggggcggcggcggccggcgTGGGCTCCAAGACGGCGGCGGGCAACGTGCTGGAGGGCACGCCGTGCCGCTGCGACCTGCTGGGCGAGGAggcggcggcgtgggcggcggaCGCGCTGCTGTGCCGGCCGGCGGCGCCGCTGCTGGCGCGCTGCCTGCGCCCCAGTGCGCTGCCGGGGGCGGCGCCGCAGCCCGCGCTCTCGCTCGCCAACTTCACGGCCGCCGTCTGCGGGGGCGGCGACGTGCTCGTCTGCCAGGACGCGCCCGCCGTGCTAGCCAACGCCGACGGCGAG GAGTCGGGTCGGCGCAGCACGCTGGTGCTGGCGCTGGtgctgggggcggcggcg CGGCGGCGGCTGCCCGCCTGCCTGGCCGCGCTACTGTCGCGCCGCCTCGACTccggcgcgggggcggcgggggcgggcgcgCGGCAGGCGGGCGACGGCTCGCCGGGCCACGAGTACGCCGAGCTGCAGCCGCAGGCGGGCGCCGGCACGGGCCCGGGGCCGCCGCCGGGGGCGGGGGCGGACGACGACGCGCTGCTGCCGGCCGAGGACAAGTGGACGCAGACGCTGCCCGAGGAGCTGACGCAGGAGCTGCTGCAGACGCTGCGCGACAAGCTCGACGACCCCGACAACTACAGCGAGGCGCGCGACATGATCGAGCACCTCTACGACCTCATCAAGGTTGAGGAGAGCGGAGCCGAGGAGCGCGAGAC GGGCGAGGTGATCCGGCGGTCGGCGCGCGGCGCGACGCGCAGCACGGGCACGCGGGCGCCGTCGCCGCCGGTGGGCGCGGCGGTGCGCGTGTGCGGCGAGtacctggagccgcgcgaccgctcccCGGACCAGCACCTGTACGCCGAGCTGCCGCCCGCCGCGGGCGCGCCCGCCGCCGCCGTGCTCTGCGAGTACGCCGAGCCGCGCGACAGCCACCGCCACGCCGCCCACCACGTCTACTGCGAGCTGCCCGCCAACATGGCCGACCGACCGCTGCCTTCCACGCCCTCCACCCGCTGA